The following are encoded in a window of Astyanax mexicanus isolate ESR-SI-001 chromosome 6, AstMex3_surface, whole genome shotgun sequence genomic DNA:
- the tmem200ca gene encoding transmembrane protein 200C yields MIATGGLLRISARRQDSLRAKNRAENKRKRKAKKKRKNEVVVVKGKLKLCSISGLVAAIGILVLLFGIALAVLGYWPKESPLYPELPTAKDLEKPEQMEDSRGPESVNWTTNGKFVPQLDNDFISSNHSNGTAEVSPKLGAFAEFLKRLLYSDKLKVFGPLIMGIGIFLFICANAVLHENRDKKTKIINLRDIYSTVIDIHSLRTKDNASLNGFMNYAQSKGMEGKAGSIYGATMLAKGSWPSSGSSKLDQSSLPPSRRSSTDQPQDSPLDRHALIDTVYSIYREQDRATKSEQEPKQWATRTIVPSSVNAFTLPMVKLNHRSGENRRGSDNTGEIRSECLDADTIRRHLESLAASGSITKAKGETVQTRTVLSQDSVEVYKSSGSLQGMPHISLQGSQVQLLPSSPGPKVTGSHLSLSALSDYSRSIDLGICPSTPRDWPTERSRRLSCPRLEGLSSVGYTKLEGLGGESFESTDVVTFSRGSSADPLSKGQISETLVDEEEGVSSELD; encoded by the coding sequence ATGATTGCCACCGGAGGTCTCCTGCGGATCTCAGCCAGACGCCAAGACTCCCTCCGTGCCAAAAACCGAGCGGAGAACAAGCGCAAGAGGAAAGccaagaagaagaggaagaatgaggtggtggtggtgaagggCAAACTGAAGCTTTGCTCTATCTCTGGCCTGGTTGCTGCAATTGGCATTCTTGTGCTGCTTTTTGGGATTGCCTTGGCTGTGTTGGGCTACTGGCCTAAGGAAAGCCCGCTGTACCCAGAGCTACCGACAGCTAAGGACTTGGAGAAACCAGAGCAGATGGAGGATAGCAGAGGACCAGAGTCAGTGAACTGGACCACTAATGGTAAATTTGTTCCTCAGCTGGATAATGATTTTATCAGCTCAAATCATTCCAACGGCACAGCTGAGGTTTCACCGAAATTAGGTGCCTTTGCTGAGTTTTTGAAGAGACTGTTGTATTCGGACAAACTAAAAGTGTTTGGACCTTTGATTATGGGCATTGGGATCTTCCTATTTATCTGTGCCAATGCGGTGCTGCATGAAAACAGggacaaaaagacaaaaataatcaaTCTTAGGGACATTTACTCAACCGTCATTGATATTCATAGCTTGCGAACCAAGGACAATGCTTCACTCAATGGATTTATGAACTATGCACAATCAAAGGGGATGGAAGGCAAGGCAGGCTCCATATACGGTGCCACAATGCTAGCAAAGGGCTCCTGGCCATCTTCAGGCTCTTCCAAACTGGACCAGAGCAGCCTGCCCCCTTCCAGACGTTCATCCACTGACCAGCCACAAGACTCACCTTTGGATAGACATGCCTTGATAGACACAGTGTACAGCATCTACAGGGAGCAGGATAGAGCCACCAAATCAGAGCAAGAGCCCAAGCAATGGGCGACCAGAACCATTGTGCCGTCCTCAGTCAATGCTTTCACACTACCAATGGTCAAGCTTAACCACAGGTCTGGAGAAAACAGAAGGGGTTCTGATAACACTGGGGAGATAAGAAGTGAATGTTTGGATGCGGACACTATCCGGCGTCACCTGGAGTCTCTCGCGGCATCCGGGAGCATTACCAAAGCCAAAGGGGAAACTGTTCAAACTCGGACTGTCCTTTCTCAGGACTCGGTGGAGGTTTACAAAAGCAGTGGCAGCCTGCAGGGGATGCCGCACATCTCTCTACAGGGCTCACAGGTGCAGCTGCTTCCTTCTTCACCTGGGCCCAAGGTCACAGGCTCTCACCTCTCCCTCAGCGCCCTCTCGGACTACTCTAGGTCAATTGACTTGGGAATTTGCCCATCCACTCCAAGAGACTGGCCCACGGAGAGATCCAGACGACTCAGCTGCCCTCGATTGGAGGGTCTGAGTAGTGTGGGTTATACCAAACTTGAGGGTCTCGGAGGAGAATCCTTTGAGTCCACAGATGTGGTAACGTTTAGTCGGGGGAGTTCTGCTGATCCTTTGTCCAAAGGACAGATTTCAGAAACTCTGGTTGATGAGGAGGAGGGTGTCTCCAGTGAACTTGATTAG